A genomic window from Lasioglossum baleicum chromosome 7, iyLasBale1, whole genome shotgun sequence includes:
- the Gpp gene encoding DOT1 like histone lysine methyltransferase grappa isoform X1: MELRLHSPAGAEPIVYQWPLTSGSGSDRHDGALDVVETMRWVCEDLPDLKLPLENNILCNYDTRDYESMKNLCDRFNRAIDSLVQLEKGTSLPSQRLNKRPSRGLLRHILQQTYNQAVVEPDKLNQYEPFSPEVYGETSYELVCQMIDQIEITEDDVFVDLGSGVGQVVLQMAAATLCKICVGVERADVPSRYAQSMEVNFRKWLNWYGKRCGEYRLVKGDFLADEHRESITGATIVFVNNFAFGPTVDHQLKERFADLRDGARIVSSKSFCPLNFRITDRNLSDIGTIMHVSEMSPLKGSVSWTGKPVSYYLHVIDRTKLERYFHRLKNNKQGGDENSDSVINNTASSNNKVTSRGERGDRAKRDLSRQLESPNHSEQQGTNSDSDADDGTMKSRRQPNKIRRKLNRKANGMTRPPARGRQRGRGVKKSKPKKAINISGLDLLHSQTLLSTSPQALGKKPPPAPGCVDQQLSSLSLSLQSHSTSVHEELSIPPAPSATPYALQILLDLYRDQFMLMLESMRTPQYRVSVNTDIAKERERNSKLQSRAAQLEKQIKVLIDDSVALLKARMTELGINATSPGDLLAKAKEIVLRHKQLQAKASKLQAQVASMESEQSRLTALRHQELQEKYSSLTNANGIVNPPQPLTQDYILKEISATLSQRKRLHCQVSKLEHELNVLERASNEKQAAAMVQQQREAAGTKHSQSQHHHQQQNGKSGSTRKSREGRSRSQEWPDVPDIGKIQENNPEILAQKILETGRQIEAGRMLNRQNTSTSSNSRTRLPQASLSFSTTSSSSISSSLPQTSNKETANRTQEPPRVANFEDRLKSIITSVLNEDQQNRNKQQQMQLQQNQTETDRKQRIALPQNVSTPDYTQVSPAKLALRRHLSQERLSSHLTPSDRPTIDSRQPSHDNRIVAGGNGLLGTRTIGDLVSGEIERTLEISNQSIINAAVDMSAMIRPETVYSPISRPASAEGDAGLSTLAHVASYAPTSSAVSTCTPTATSRSSVLFTPVTQAQRYTPVQLPRADIKPYHESYFTDNPSQSLAQSHPPPPLHSSQAGSNGEVLPVEGLAASLHARILNNHNAKTESMLSTNRRFQPYPRYATSSNSNGSTTTNGIVTAICQSQPSMPVKTEAVVSSISTSGAPLSPLVEPHSNTSTPLVDEPQMTTQRQRNGIGDDDGEADWQDRISSGFDRLVAFASTELDKRRRSTEGVNTSPDSGLGSDSTVTGPPPVIPSPDEALGPPRTPSPTSPRPPNPSNSTSNSSSSVPLKYQRQPDPERHHFKKKFFHRDWNNSGGTSKFRPKGKDWDWNHSGQWPSNDEQS, encoded by the exons ATGGAGCTGCGCCTGCACTCGCCAGCCGGAGCAGAACCGATCGTCTATCAATGGCCCCTCACTTCCGGATCTGGATCT GATCGACACGATGGCGCACTCGATGTTGTTGAAACAATGCGATGGGTTTGCGAAGATTTGCCGGACTTGAAATTACCGCTTGAGAATAACATTCTGTGCAATTATGACACCAGGGACTATGAGAGTATGAAAAATTTATGTGACAGATTCAACAGAGCAATCGATAGTTTAGTTCAATTG GAAAAGGGCACTAGTTTACCATCCCAAAGGTTAAATAAAAGACCTAGTCGAGGTTTATTGCGACATATACTTCAGCAAACGTATAATCAAGCTGTAGTGGAACCAGATAAGCTAAATCAGTATGAACCATTCTCGCCGGAAGTGTATGGGGAAACCAGTTACGAACTCGTCTGTCAGATGATTGATCAAATCGAGATAACTGAAGACGATGTGTTCGTTGATCTGGGATCTGGCGTTGGCCAAGTAGTTCTACAAATGGCAGCAGCGACGTTGTGCAAAATTTGTGTTGGCGTGGAACGGGCCGACGTACCGTCAAGATATGCACAA AGTATGGAAGTAAACTTTCGTAAATGGTTGAATTGGTACGGGAAAAGATGCGGCGAGTATCGTTTGGTAAAAGGCGATTTTTTAGCTGACGAACATCGTGAAAGCATTACCGGAGCAACAATAGTATTTGTCAATAATTTTGCGTTCGGTCCGACGGTGGATCACCAGCTGAAAGAACGGTTTGCTGACCTGCGGGACGGTGCACGTATAGTATCATCGAAATCATTCTGCCCCCTAAACTTTCGCATAACGGATAGAAATCTTAGTg ATATCGGTACGATTATGCATGTTTCGGAAATGTCACCGTTGAAAGGTTCTGTCTCCTGGACTGGTAAACCAGTGTCTTATTATTTACACGTAATCGACCGTACTAAACTAGAACGTTATTTCCACCGTTTAAAGAATAACAAACAAGGTGGCGACGAAAATTCTGATTCTGTGATAAACAACACTGCCAGCAGTAATAATAAGGTAACAAGTAGGGGCGAGAGAGGTGACAGAGCTAAGCGTGATCTGTCACGGCAGCTGGAAAGTCCAAATCATTCAGAGCAGCAAGGGACGAACAGCGATTCGGACGCGGATGACGGTACAATGAAGAGTCGCCGGCAGCCAAATAAAATTCGTAGGAAATTGAATAGGAAAGCGAACGGCATGACGAGGCCACCTGCCAGAGGCAGACAAAGAGGCAGAGGCGTCAAGAAGTCCAAGCCCAAGAAAGCGATTAATATCTCTGGTTTGGACCTGCTGCACAGTCAAACATTACTCAGCACGTCTCCGCAAGCTCTGGGAAAGAAGCCACCTCCCGCGCCTGGTTGCGTGGATCAACAGCTATCTTCGTTATCGCTCTCTTTGCAGTCACATTCCACCTCTGTACACGAAGAACTTAGTATACCACCTGCTCCGTCCGCCACTCCATATGCTTTGCAGATACTTCTGGACTTGTACAG GGACCAATTCATGCTCATGTTAGAATCAATGAGAACGCCTCAGTACAGAGTATCGGTGAATACAGACATcgcgaaagaaagagagagaaattcGAAATTGCAGTCGAGAGCGGCACAGCTGGAGAAACAAATAAAAGTATTAATTGACGATAGCGTAGCTTTATTGAAAGCGAGAATGACTGAGCTAGGTATAAACGCTACGTCGCCTGGAGACTTACTTGCCAAAGCTAAGGAGATCGTGCTTAGACATAAGCAGCTGCAGGCTAAAGCGAGTAAACTGCAAGCGCAAGTCGCGTCCATGGAAAGCGAGCAATCAAGACTGACGGCGCTCAGACATCAAGAGTTGCAGGAGAAGTATAGCAGTCTGACGAATGCTAACGGTATAGTCAATCCGCCGCAACCACTCACACAGGATTACATATTGAAGGAGATATCTGCTACTCTTTCTCAACGCAAACGACTGCACTGCCAG GTATCCAAATTGGAGCACGAGCTGAATGTGTTAGAAAGAGCGAGCAACGAGAAGCAAGCTGCTGCGATGGTCCAGCAGCAGAGAGAAGCGGCGGGTACTAAGCATTCGCAAAGTCAGCACCATCATCAGCAACAAAACGGGAAGAGTGGATCGACGAGGAAAAGTAGAGAGGGGCGATCCAGATCACAAGAATGGCCGGATGTCCCGGATATCGGCAAGATACAGGAGAATAATCCGGAGATATTGGCGCAGAAGATCTTGGAAACGGGCAGACAGATAGAGGCTGGTCGCATGTTAAATAGGCAAAATACTAGTACAAGTAGCAATTCTAGAACCAGACTGCCACAAGCGTCTCTTAGCTTTTCTACAACTTCGTCATCGTCTATATCATCTTCACTACCGCAAACGAGTAATAAAGAGACAGCGAATAGGACCCAGGAGCCTCCCAGGGTCGCGAACTTCGAGGATAGACTAAAGAGTATAATCACAAGTGTCTTGAACGAAGATCAACAAAATAGAAATAAACAGCAACAAATGCAATTACAACAAAATCAGACTGAGACCGATCGAAAGCAGCGTATCGCGTTACCGCAGAATGTCTCTACTCCAGACTATACACAG GTTTCACCTGCAAAGTTAGCACTTCGCCGTCATCTCTCCCAAGAACGCCTTTCATCTCACTTAACACCATCTGATAGGCCAACAATCGACTCCAGGCAACCGAGTCATGACAATCGTATTGTAGCAGGAGGAAATGGATTGCTGGGCACTAGAACAATCGGCGATTTGGTCAGCGGAGAAATAGAGAGGACCCTAGAGATATCCAATCAATCGATAATAAACGCTGCTGTTGACATGAGCGCGATGATAAGACCGGAAACCGTATATTCACCCATCAGCAGACCTGCTAGCGCGGAGGGCGATGCTGGTCTATCGACTCTCGCGCACGTAGCAAGTTATGCACCGACTTCTTCTGCAGTTTCGACCTGCACACCAACTGCCACTTCAAGATCATCCGTATTGTTCACACCAGTAACACAGGCGCAGAG ATACACACCAGTTCAATTACCTCGCGCAGACATAAAACCATACCATGAATCATACTTCACTGACAATCCTTCTCAGTCTCTTGCACAATCCCATCCTCCGCCACCTTTGCACTCGTCCCAGGCTGGATCGAATGGTGAAGTACTACCGGTGGAAGGACTGGCGGCGTCTTTACACGCTCGTATATTAAACAATCACAACGCCAAAACCGAATCGATGCTTTCTACAAATCGAAG ATTTCAACCATATCCCAGATATGCAACTAGTAGTAACAGTAATGGTAGCACGACTACGAATGGCATTGTAACGGCCATTTGTCAATCACAGCCGTCGATGCCAGTGAAAACAGAGGCAGTCGTGTCGTCGATAAGTACGAGTGGAGCACCATTGAGTCCTCTGGTAGAACCGCACTCGAATACGTCTACTCCACTAGTCGATGAACCCCAAATGACCACGCAGAGGCAACGAAACGGTATTGGCGACGACG ATGGAGAAGCGGATTGGCAGGATAGAATCAGTTCTGGGTTCGACAGACTAGTCGCGTTCGCCTCTACCGAGTTGGACAAGCGAAGAAGGTCTACGGAGGGAGTGAACACGAGTCCCGACAGTGGTCTAGGCTCTGACAGTACTGTGACAGGACCACCACCGGTGATTCCATCACCAGATGAAGCGCTAGGACCTCCTCGAACACCTTCACCAACCAGCCCTCGGCCACCGAATCCCTCCAACAGCACCAGCAACAGCTCATCCTCGGTGCCGCTGAAATATCAACGCCAGCCGGACCCCGAGCGGCATCATTTTAagaaaaagttttttcatagagatTGGAATAACTCTGGAGGCACCAGTAAGTTTCGTCCTAAAGGCAAGGATTGGGATTGGAATCATTCAGGACAGTGGCCTTCGAATGACGAACAATCTTAA